The following are encoded together in the Daucus carota subsp. sativus chromosome 5, DH1 v3.0, whole genome shotgun sequence genome:
- the LOC108219955 gene encoding putative pentatricopeptide repeat-containing protein At1g02420: MVINPQKLLSLQSSTRYVYVNPISISLATSNFLLHSCSLHSNQSTVNYNDIQTVYNIICTSTNTNDMKKSLKSTQIFLSNDLIDSVLKKARFSHSNPRITLDFFNLTAQRRGFFHTSYSVDTMLYILGRNRRFREIWEVLGEIKKKDQSLITPRTVMVVLGRVAKICSVKFTVEMFKKFRRIVPVFGTECYNGLLRTLCQEKSMIDARNVYHSLKHEFKPDLQTFNILLSGWKSPEEAESFFGEMQGLGVKPDVVSYNCLIDVFCKGREVEKAFKVVDKMREEDIAPDVISYTSLIGGLGLVGQPDKARDLLKGMQEYGCYPDVAAYNAVIRNYCIAKRLGEAYKLLDEMEGKGLDPNATTYNVILRSLYWTFDLRSSWNLYDRMRRTGCMPNTQSCMFLIRLIKREEKVELALELWDDMVEKGFGSYTLVSDVLFDLLCDWGKLVEAERCFLQMVEKGQKPSNTSFRRIKVLMELTNKHDALQNLSAKMASFGTSVQVSLDKRPLKA, translated from the coding sequence ATGGTGATAAACCCACAGAAGCTCCTCTCTCTCCAATCTTCAACGAGGTATGTTTATGTCAATCCCATTTCAATCTCTCTCGCGACTAGTAATTTCCTACTTCACTCTTGCTCACTCCATTCAAATCAGTCCACTGTAAATTACAATGATATACAAACTGTATATAACATCATATGCACCTCAACCAATACGAATGACATGAAAAAATCACTTAAATCAACCCAAATATTTCTGTCAAATGACTTAATTGATAGTGTGCTAAAAAAGGCTAGGTTTAGTCACTCAAACCCAAGAATTACATTGgattttttcaatttaactGCGCAGCGAAGAGGGTTTTTTCATACTTCGTATTCAGTTGATACTATGTTGTATATCTTGGGTAGAAATAGGAGGTTTAGGGAAATTTGGGAGGTTTTGggggagattaagaaaaaagatCAGTCTTTGATTACACCGAGGACGGTTATGGTTGTTTTGGGCCGGGTTGCGAAAATTTGTTCAGTTAAGTTTACGGTTGAAATGTTTAAGAAGTTTAGGAGGATTGTTCCTGTGTTTGGGACAGAGTGTTATAATGGCTTGTTGAGGACTTTGTGTCAAGAAAAGAGTATGATCGACGCGAGGAATGTGTATCATTCGTTGAAACACGAGTTTAAGCCGGATTTGCAGACTTTTAATATATTGTTGTCAGGGTGGAAGTCACCGGAGGAAGCGGAGAGTTTTTTTGGAGAGATGCAAGGGTTGGGGGTAAAGCCGGATGTTGTTTCGTATAATTGCTTGATTGATGTTTTTTGTAAGGGTAGAGAAGTTGAAAAGGCGTTTAAGGTGGTAGATAAAATGAGAGAGGAGGATATTGCACCGGATGTGATATCATATACCAGTTTGATCGGGGGTTTGGGGTTAGTTGGACAGCCGGATAAAGCTAGAGATCTTTTGAAGGGAATGCAAGAGTATGGATGTTATCCTGATGTTGCTGCCTATAATGCTGTAATTAGGAATTATTGTATTGCAAAGAGGCTTGGTGAAGCTTATAAATTGTTGGATGAAATGGAGGGCAAAGGCTTGGACCCGAATGCCACTACGTACAATGTAATCTTAAGGTCTTTATATTGGACTTTTGATTTGAGATCTTCTTGGAATCTGTATGATAGAATGAGGAGAACTGGATGTATGCCCAACACACAATCTTGTATGTTTCTGATCAGGTTGATTAAAAGGGAGGAGAAGGTTGAGCTAGCTCTTGAGCTATGGGATGACATGGTGGAAAAGGGTTTCGGATCCTACACCTTGGTTTCTGATGTGTTGTTTGATTTGCTTTGCGATTGGGGGAAGCTAGTGGAAGCAGAGAGGTGTTTTTTGCAAATGGTAGAGAAGGGGCAGAAGCCAAGCAACACTTCATTCAGGAGGATCAAGGTGCTTATGGAATTAACTAATAAGCACGATGCCCTTCAGAATTTATCAGCAAAAATGGCTTCTTTTGGTACATCAGTCCAAGTCTCTTTAGATAAGCGTCCTTTAAAAGCATAG
- the LOC108220220 gene encoding calmodulin-like protein 7, giving the protein MLISYIFLLLLFVIGLFATYFIKFTPKNKPTEQNEISDVQNTAVIHKSVAPTTNGTINKNNLQFKAELKSVFATFDKNSDGYITSDELKSSLKNIGITMSDKDVKEMVEKVDANGDNLIDIDEFCTLFESIMSSSHVEDDAEKVGDGGGYLREAFNVFDEDGDGVITVEELGMVLSSLGFKEGKLLESCKEMIRKVDVDGDGKINFDEFKMMMKAGTKFLPVS; this is encoded by the coding sequence ATGTTGATTTCATacatttttcttcttctcctcTTCGTCATCGGCCTTTTCGCCACGTATTTTATCAAATTCACGCCGAAAAATAAACCCACCGAGCAAAACGAAATATCCGATGTACAAAATACGGCGGTGATTCACAAGAGTGTCGCACCTACTACCAACGGCACGATCAACAAAAACAATCTCCAGTTCAAAGCGGAGCTGAAGAGCGTGTTCGCCACGTTTGACAAGAACAGCGACGGATATATAACAAGTGATGAGCTCAAGTCCTCGTTGAAGAACATCGGGATCACGATGAGCGACAAAGACGTGAAAGAAATGGTGGAGAAAGTCGACGCCAATGGAGATAATCTGATCGACATCGACGAGTTCTGCACGTTATTCGAGTCGATCATGAGTTCGAGTCATGTCGAAGATGACGCCGAAAAAGTCGGAGATGGAGGAGGGTATCTGAGAGAAGCGTTTAATGTGTTCGATGAAGACGGGGATGGTGTAATAACGGTGGAGGAGCTGGGGATGGTGTTGTCGTCGCTGGGGTTTAAGGAAGGGAAGCTGTTGGAGAGCTGTAAGGAGATGATTAGGAAAGTTGATGTGGATGGAGATGGGAAGATCAATTTTGATGAGTTTAAGATGATGATGAAAGCTGGGACTAAGTTTCTTCCAGTTTCGTGA